In Streptomyces chartreusis NRRL 3882, the following are encoded in one genomic region:
- a CDS encoding intradiol ring-cleavage dioxygenase, whose protein sequence is MTTEATGADVTEQALASLRGTADPRLRELLTGLVRHLHDFARETRLTQEEWERAIAFLTATGQACTDTRQEFILLSDVLGLSMLVETVHGHRAPGATESTVLGPFHMTESPVRELGDDIDLVGGGAPCVVSGRVRSEDGTPLPGAVVDVWQADDKGFYDVQQPGVQPAGNGRGLFTADTEGRFWFRTCVPAAYPIPTDGPVGGLLRATGRHPYRPAHIHFIATAEGHTPLTTHIFVAGGDYLDSDAVFAVKQSLVQDFAETDDPSLAREFGVPNPFRHARFDLVLERAA, encoded by the coding sequence ATGACCACCGAAGCGACCGGGGCCGACGTCACCGAGCAGGCCCTCGCCAGCCTCCGGGGGACCGCCGACCCGCGGCTGCGCGAGCTGCTCACCGGCCTCGTCCGCCATCTGCACGACTTCGCGCGCGAGACCCGGCTGACCCAGGAGGAGTGGGAGCGGGCGATCGCCTTTCTGACGGCGACCGGGCAGGCCTGTACCGACACCCGGCAGGAGTTCATCCTGCTGTCGGACGTGCTCGGGCTGTCCATGCTGGTGGAGACCGTCCACGGCCATCGCGCCCCGGGGGCCACCGAATCGACCGTGCTCGGCCCGTTCCACATGACCGAGTCCCCGGTCCGGGAACTCGGCGACGACATCGACCTGGTCGGCGGCGGCGCACCGTGCGTCGTCAGCGGCCGGGTACGGTCCGAGGACGGCACCCCGCTGCCCGGCGCCGTCGTCGACGTCTGGCAGGCCGACGACAAGGGCTTCTACGACGTCCAGCAGCCCGGCGTCCAGCCCGCGGGCAACGGACGCGGCCTGTTCACCGCCGACACCGAGGGCCGCTTCTGGTTCCGCACCTGCGTCCCGGCGGCGTACCCGATCCCCACCGACGGCCCGGTCGGCGGCCTGCTGCGCGCGACCGGGCGGCACCCCTACCGTCCCGCGCACATCCACTTCATCGCCACGGCCGAGGGACACACGCCCCTCACCACGCACATCTTCGTGGCCGGCGGCGACTACCTCGACTCCGACGCGGTGTTCGCCGTGAAACAGAGCCTGGTCCAGGACTTCGCGGAGACCGACGACCCCTCCCTGGCCCGTGAGTTCGGCGTGCCCAACCCCTTCCGGCACGCCCGCTTCGACCTCGTCCTGGAGCGTGCCGCATGA
- a CDS encoding FAD-dependent monooxygenase, which produces MSTVVETDVLIVGSGPAGASAALALSTYGVPNIVVTRYASLADTPRAHITNQRTMEVLRDLGVEQDVIAQATPQHLMGNTTFCTSLAGEELGRVRSWGNDPLAQAEHELASPTRMCDMPQHLMEPVLVNAAVARGTRLRFETEYLSHTQDADGVTATVRDRLRGDTYEIRAQYLIGADGGRSKVATDAGLPMGGQMGVAGSINIVFEADLTRYTAHRPSTLYWVLAPGATVGGIGAGLVRCVRPWTEWLIVWGYDVAAGAPDLTTEYAESVVRKLVGDDDIPVTVKSSSAWTVNEMYAESYANGRVFCAGDAVHRHPPSNGLGSNTSIQDAYNLAWKLKLVLDGTAHPRLLDSYTAERAPIGRQIVTRANQSIRETAPIFEALDGLSPQTPEQLWANIAARKDTTEAAGKQRAELREAIAFKAYEFNAHGVDLNQRYRSGAIVPDGTPDPGFARDPELHHQPSSRPGARLPHAWITSGSRTLSTLDTVGRGRFTLLTGIGGEDWVRAAGAQEVEIATVVIGPGQEYEDPYGDWSRLSEISDAGALLVRPDGFVAFRHASAAPDAGELLTDALRSILGRA; this is translated from the coding sequence GTGTCCACCGTCGTCGAGACCGACGTCCTGATCGTGGGCAGCGGCCCCGCCGGTGCCTCGGCCGCGCTCGCCCTGAGCACCTACGGCGTGCCCAACATCGTGGTGACCCGCTACGCGAGCCTCGCCGACACGCCCCGCGCGCACATCACCAACCAGCGCACCATGGAGGTGCTGCGCGACCTCGGCGTGGAACAGGACGTCATCGCGCAGGCCACCCCGCAGCACCTGATGGGCAACACGACGTTCTGCACCAGCCTCGCGGGCGAGGAACTGGGCCGGGTGCGCTCCTGGGGCAACGACCCGCTCGCGCAGGCCGAACACGAACTCGCCAGCCCCACCCGCATGTGCGACATGCCGCAGCACCTCATGGAGCCGGTCCTCGTGAACGCGGCCGTCGCCCGCGGCACCCGGCTGCGCTTCGAGACCGAGTACCTCTCGCACACCCAGGACGCCGACGGCGTCACGGCCACCGTCCGCGACCGGCTGCGCGGGGACACGTACGAGATCCGTGCCCAGTACCTGATCGGTGCCGACGGCGGACGGTCCAAGGTCGCCACCGACGCCGGACTGCCGATGGGCGGCCAGATGGGCGTGGCCGGCAGCATCAACATCGTCTTCGAGGCGGACCTGACGCGGTACACCGCCCATCGCCCGTCCACGCTGTACTGGGTCCTCGCGCCCGGCGCGACCGTCGGCGGCATCGGCGCGGGCCTGGTGCGCTGTGTCCGTCCCTGGACCGAGTGGCTGATCGTGTGGGGCTACGACGTCGCCGCGGGCGCCCCCGACCTGACCACGGAGTACGCCGAGTCCGTCGTGCGCAAGCTCGTCGGCGACGACGACATCCCCGTGACGGTCAAGTCGTCCTCAGCCTGGACCGTCAACGAGATGTACGCGGAGAGCTACGCCAACGGCCGCGTCTTCTGCGCCGGCGACGCCGTGCACCGGCATCCCCCGTCCAACGGCCTCGGCTCCAACACCTCCATCCAGGACGCCTACAACCTGGCCTGGAAGCTCAAACTCGTCCTCGACGGCACCGCCCACCCCAGGCTGCTCGACAGCTACACCGCCGAACGCGCGCCCATCGGCCGGCAGATCGTCACCCGCGCCAACCAGTCCATCCGCGAGACCGCCCCGATCTTCGAGGCCCTCGACGGACTCTCCCCGCAGACCCCCGAGCAGCTGTGGGCCAACATCGCCGCCCGCAAGGACACCACCGAGGCCGCCGGGAAACAACGCGCCGAGCTGCGCGAGGCGATCGCCTTCAAGGCGTACGAGTTCAACGCGCACGGCGTCGACCTCAACCAGCGCTACCGCTCCGGCGCGATCGTCCCGGACGGCACGCCCGACCCCGGCTTCGCCCGCGACCCCGAGCTGCACCACCAGCCGTCCTCCCGCCCCGGCGCCCGGCTCCCGCACGCCTGGATCACCTCCGGCTCCCGCACGCTGTCCACCCTCGACACGGTCGGCCGGGGCCGCTTCACCCTGCTCACCGGCATCGGGGGAGAGGACTGGGTGCGGGCGGCCGGGGCGCAGGAAGTGGAGATCGCCACCGTGGTGATCGGTCCCGGGCAGGAGTACGAGGACCCGTACGGAGACTGGTCGCGCCTGAGCGAGATCTCCGACGCGGGTGCCCTGCTCGTGCGCCCCGACGGCTTCGTCGCCTTCCGGCACGCGTCCGCCGCACCGGACGCCGGCGAACTGCTCACGGACGCGTTGCGGAGCATCCTCGGACGCGCCTGA
- a CDS encoding helix-turn-helix domain-containing protein, protein MTTTEPSPAATARPSLRLARERFLSGCPLPGGVPEEVVAAWRRARFFGVPHDLKEPAVPPSRPVESALLGAARPVLDRIVPALDTDRSLLVLTDERLRVLWSAGSVPGLEPCPVLSEQEVGNNSAALALRTRRRAEVHGPEHFLDRWQDVSAVSVPVLAPEGGRVVGTLTVASLTSRLGASGSPHPHAALAEAAAAAVETELRARAGRAERVLLDAYLRAAGGSGRGAVGSGRGAEQTGRGAVGSGRGAEQTGRGAVGSGRGAEQTGRGAEQSDRGAEQTGRAVGGPDPAAADLAAGDRAVSDQAVSDQAVADRALGDRAAADRAAGDRTVAERAAGDRAEGNRAAADLDVSDQAVSDRALGDRAAADRTAGDRTVAERAAADLAAGDRAVSGQAVADRALGDRAAADQAVADRALGDRAAVDRAVADRAPGDRAVADRTVAERAAGDRVVADRVLGDQVAADLAAGDRAVAERAMGDRAVVALDGRNRLISDSAQRLLTPELLGALERTAVSARQADAVGEAGQSEDTGPAELSEMRELPQSAEASALHEGAGCVVRIDPVRLDGAVIGIVAVLEPLAGPGPSVPVPALPRPSCSLTGSSVPWRHAVGRAAELARSPEPLLLTGERGTGKAALALDLLGSAAGTAVEIADAALDAGLERALPTWPADRPLLLRHAERLAQPGVAALNSLLDTHPDTRLLVTYTPGAPVGPCLQRLLDKLSARSLTLPPLRERTEDIRELLPALAPRPAPGQPPLTWTLDALRALERYPWPGNVTELAHVVRALAEHRRMSGPVRRAELPDAVREGPAARPLSPMEHAERAAILEALRRHGGNKARAAAALGIGRATLYRKLRGYRG, encoded by the coding sequence GTGACCACGACCGAGCCTTCCCCCGCAGCCACCGCCCGGCCCTCGCTGCGTCTCGCCCGCGAGCGGTTCCTGTCGGGGTGTCCGCTGCCCGGTGGCGTTCCCGAGGAGGTCGTCGCGGCGTGGCGGCGGGCGCGGTTCTTCGGTGTGCCGCACGACTTGAAGGAGCCGGCCGTCCCTCCCTCCCGACCGGTGGAGTCGGCGCTGCTCGGTGCCGCCCGGCCGGTGCTCGACCGGATCGTCCCGGCCCTGGACACGGACCGGTCCCTCCTCGTCCTGACCGACGAGCGGCTGCGCGTGCTGTGGAGCGCGGGGAGCGTACCCGGGCTCGAACCGTGTCCCGTCCTGTCGGAGCAGGAGGTCGGCAACAACAGCGCGGCTCTCGCCCTGCGCACCCGGCGCCGGGCCGAGGTGCACGGGCCCGAGCACTTCCTCGACCGGTGGCAGGACGTGTCCGCCGTGAGCGTTCCGGTGCTCGCCCCGGAGGGCGGCCGGGTCGTCGGCACGCTGACCGTCGCGTCGCTCACGTCGCGGCTGGGCGCCTCGGGTTCGCCGCATCCTCATGCGGCACTCGCCGAGGCCGCCGCCGCGGCGGTCGAGACGGAGCTGCGTGCGCGGGCGGGGCGGGCTGAGCGGGTGTTGCTGGACGCGTATCTGCGGGCGGCGGGGGGATCGGGCCGGGGGGCCGTGGGATCGGGCAGGGGCGCGGAGCAAACGGGCCGGGGGGCCGTGGGATCGGGCAGGGGCGCGGAGCAAACGGGCCGGGGGGCCGTGGGATCGGGCAGGGGCGCGGAGCAAACGGGCCGGGGCGCGGAGCAATCGGACCGGGGCGCGGAGCAAACGGGCCGGGCTGTGGGCGGACCAGACCCAGCCGCGGCGGACCTGGCCGCGGGCGACCGGGCCGTGAGCGACCAGGCCGTGAGCGACCAGGCCGTGGCAGACCGGGCCCTGGGTGACCGAGCCGCGGCGGACCGGGCCGCAGGCGACCGGACCGTAGCGGAACGAGCCGCGGGCGACCGGGCCGAGGGCAACCGAGCCGCGGCGGACCTGGACGTGAGCGACCAGGCCGTGAGCGACCGGGCCCTGGGTGACCGAGCCGCGGCGGACCGGACCGCGGGTGACCGGACCGTAGCGGAACGAGCCGCGGCGGACCTGGCCGCGGGCGACCGGGCCGTGAGCGGCCAGGCTGTAGCAGACCGGGCCCTGGGTGACCGAGCCGCGGCGGACCAGGCTGTGGCAGACCGGGCCCTGGGTGACCGAGCCGCGGTGGACCGGGCCGTGGCAGACCGGGCCCCGGGTGACCGGGCCGTGGCCGACCGGACCGTAGCGGAACGAGCCGCGGGCGACCGGGTCGTGGCGGACCGAGTCCTGGGTGACCAGGTCGCGGCGGACCTGGCCGCGGGTGACCGGGCAGTAGCGGAACGAGCCATGGGCGATCGGGCCGTGGTCGCTCTGGACGGTCGTAACCGCCTGATCAGCGACTCCGCGCAGCGGTTGCTGACGCCCGAGCTGCTGGGGGCGCTGGAGCGTACGGCGGTGAGCGCGCGGCAGGCGGATGCCGTGGGTGAGGCCGGTCAGTCCGAGGACACGGGACCGGCCGAGCTGTCCGAGATGCGTGAACTGCCCCAGTCGGCCGAGGCGTCCGCGCTGCACGAGGGCGCTGGATGCGTCGTGCGGATCGATCCCGTACGGCTGGACGGCGCGGTCATCGGGATCGTCGCCGTCCTGGAGCCGCTCGCCGGTCCGGGGCCGTCCGTGCCGGTGCCTGCCCTGCCGCGCCCGTCCTGCTCGCTCACCGGTTCGTCGGTCCCCTGGCGGCACGCCGTCGGCCGTGCCGCCGAACTGGCCCGCTCGCCGGAGCCGTTGCTGCTGACCGGTGAGCGCGGAACGGGCAAGGCCGCTCTGGCTCTGGACCTGCTCGGCAGTGCGGCAGGGACGGCCGTCGAGATCGCCGACGCGGCGCTGGACGCCGGGCTCGAAAGGGCCTTGCCCACCTGGCCGGCCGATCGCCCGCTGCTGCTCCGGCACGCCGAGCGCCTCGCACAGCCCGGCGTGGCCGCGCTCAACTCCCTGCTCGACACGCACCCGGACACCCGGCTGCTGGTCACCTACACGCCCGGCGCGCCGGTGGGCCCCTGCCTCCAGCGTCTGCTGGACAAACTGTCCGCCCGCTCGCTGACCCTGCCCCCGCTGCGGGAACGCACCGAGGACATACGGGAGCTACTGCCGGCCCTGGCACCACGACCGGCCCCCGGACAACCGCCGCTGACCTGGACACTGGACGCCCTGCGCGCGCTCGAACGGTACCCGTGGCCCGGGAACGTCACCGAGCTGGCCCACGTCGTCCGGGCCCTCGCGGAGCACCGCCGGATGTCGGGGCCGGTCCGCCGGGCGGAGCTGCCGGACGCCGTGCGGGAAGGACCGGCCGCGCGGCCGCTCAGCCCGATGGAGCACGCCGAGCGCGCCGCGATCCTGGAGGCACTGCGCCGTCACGGCGGCAACAAGGCGCGCGCGGCGGCCGCGCTGGGAATCGGCCGGGCGACGCTGTACCGCAAGCTGCGGGGCTACCGAGGCTGA
- a CDS encoding Nramp family divalent metal transporter: protein MREGTSARPPVVVRPGRLGAALIGPGFVAAVAYVDPGNFATNFSAGAGYGTGLLWVLLTANLVGILVQYLSAKAGLASGRNLAQLCREHCPRYVVMPLWVQAELVAIATDLAEIVGGAIALNLLFGLPLLAGGIITAVLSFAILALETRHRRAFEGTIALLLALIVASFLWTGVQSGAYAPGLTFTAPDGESAMLAAGIIGATVMPHAVYVHSDLTSRHRRAAPVVDEALSRPGGRAAARPMLRRVRTDVWAALGVAGLVNASMLLVAARVFERDGTGPEGLEGVHAGLGEALGGHVALLFAFALLVSGLASSSVGTYAGQVAMAGFLRRSVPATVRRLCTVAPALLVLGFQIDATTALLWSQAALSLGLPFTLVPLVWLTSRTTVMGSCVNRRLTTAAAVVVTGGVIAANCVLLRQELGG, encoded by the coding sequence ATGAGGGAGGGGACTTCCGCCCGGCCGCCCGTCGTCGTACGCCCCGGAAGGCTCGGAGCGGCGCTGATCGGGCCGGGGTTCGTCGCCGCCGTCGCCTACGTCGACCCGGGGAACTTCGCGACGAACTTCTCCGCCGGCGCGGGCTACGGAACCGGCCTGCTGTGGGTCCTGCTCACCGCCAACCTCGTGGGGATCCTCGTCCAGTACCTGTCCGCGAAGGCGGGTCTGGCCTCGGGACGCAACCTGGCGCAGCTCTGCCGCGAGCACTGTCCTCGGTACGTCGTCATGCCTCTGTGGGTGCAGGCGGAGCTGGTGGCGATCGCCACCGACCTGGCCGAGATCGTGGGCGGCGCGATCGCCCTGAACCTGCTCTTCGGCCTGCCGCTCCTGGCGGGCGGGATCATCACTGCGGTGCTCTCGTTCGCGATTCTCGCACTCGAGACCCGCCACCGGCGTGCGTTCGAGGGCACGATCGCCCTGCTCCTCGCACTGATCGTGGCTTCCTTCCTGTGGACGGGCGTACAGTCCGGGGCGTACGCGCCCGGACTCACGTTCACCGCGCCCGACGGGGAGAGCGCGATGCTCGCCGCCGGGATCATCGGAGCCACGGTCATGCCGCACGCCGTCTACGTGCACTCCGACCTGACGTCTCGTCACCGTCGAGCCGCGCCCGTCGTCGACGAGGCTCTGTCGCGTCCCGGGGGGCGGGCGGCGGCGCGGCCGATGCTGCGCCGGGTTCGCACCGACGTCTGGGCCGCGCTGGGTGTGGCCGGTCTGGTCAACGCGTCGATGCTGCTGGTGGCCGCGCGTGTTTTCGAGCGCGACGGCACGGGCCCCGAGGGCCTGGAGGGCGTGCACGCCGGGCTCGGGGAGGCTCTGGGCGGCCATGTGGCGCTCCTCTTCGCCTTCGCCCTGCTCGTCTCGGGCCTCGCGTCGTCCTCCGTCGGCACGTACGCGGGGCAGGTGGCGATGGCCGGTTTCCTCCGCCGCTCGGTGCCGGCCACGGTCCGCCGCCTCTGCACCGTGGCACCGGCCCTGCTGGTGCTGGGCTTCCAGATCGACGCGACGACCGCGCTGCTCTGGTCCCAGGCCGCCCTGTCTCTCGGTCTGCCGTTCACCCTCGTGCCCCTCGTGTGGCTGACGAGCAGGACCACGGTGATGGGGAGCTGCGTGAACCGTCGTCTCACCACTGCCGCGGCCGTGGTGGTGACCGGGGGAGTGATCGCTGCCAATTGCGTCCTGCTGCGGCAGGAACTGGGAGGCTGA
- a CDS encoding AfsR/SARP family transcriptional regulator — protein sequence MSTSKRESSPSSNKEKQLLALLLLNLPHVTSTGQIIDELWTENPPKSAMTTLQTYILHLRRFLAESIGVSARTVAKEYLVHRSGGYILAASQVDLDVTEFRDFERRAHKEMDRKDYEGAVRSAESALSLWHGQALMDVQAGQYIQAEIHGLEQARLSLIEAKIEAELALGRDRKVLGELSTLVTRYPLHEGFNSNYIRALVNSGYRTRALEVYRDLHSVMVDQVGLEPSAELRGLHEAILTERLPRARAGHRPGELLRHSA from the coding sequence GTGAGCACGAGCAAGCGGGAATCGTCGCCGTCGTCCAACAAGGAGAAACAGCTTCTGGCGCTGCTGCTTCTCAATCTCCCCCACGTCACGTCTACCGGCCAGATCATCGACGAGCTCTGGACGGAGAATCCGCCCAAGAGTGCGATGACAACGCTGCAGACTTACATCCTGCACCTTCGTAGATTCCTGGCGGAATCGATCGGGGTGTCAGCCAGGACGGTGGCAAAAGAATACCTGGTGCATCGATCGGGCGGATACATTCTCGCGGCCTCGCAGGTGGATCTCGATGTAACAGAATTCCGGGATTTCGAACGACGGGCGCACAAGGAGATGGACAGGAAGGACTACGAGGGGGCCGTGCGGTCCGCGGAGAGCGCGCTGTCCCTGTGGCACGGACAGGCATTGATGGACGTGCAGGCCGGCCAGTACATCCAGGCCGAGATTCATGGCCTGGAGCAGGCACGGTTGTCGCTGATCGAGGCGAAGATCGAGGCCGAACTGGCACTCGGCAGGGACCGGAAGGTGCTGGGAGAGCTGTCCACGCTGGTGACGCGCTACCCCCTCCACGAGGGCTTCAACTCCAACTACATCCGCGCCCTCGTCAACTCGGGGTACCGCACCCGGGCCCTGGAGGTCTACCGGGACCTGCACTCGGTGATGGTGGACCAGGTCGGCCTCGAACCGTCGGCGGAACTCCGGGGGCTGCACGAGGCGATACTCACGGAGAGACTGCCGCGGGCACGGGCGGGCCACCGGCCCGGTGAGCTCCTGCGCCATTCGGCATGA
- a CDS encoding glycosyltransferase, whose product MRVTLTTLGARGDTQPFVTLGHELRSRGHDVRIAAPAVYSDVVHEAGLELIPLPGDPGEFLPGRAWKSLDEDRLAARVGRTTSAVRLSRALSVLPQHTLEDRRELVELLGSACKGADLVVNSVLTRPYHLLVEDPTPWAAVCLIPQSSTGAFPAFGAPPLPLGSPYNRLTHLARRQWEWHCARGPVNRVRRGSGHRPLGLRSPLRAMGEKNPILYPFSPSLVPPPADWPANCHMTGFWYWDRTTWEPSADLRAFVEEGSPPVVFTMGSLWPLHRRYGIFAMAWEAVRKAGRRMVFVGADDGEELPPGVFQVTEADHRWLFPRASCVIHHGGLGTMSQALRAGVPQMSVPALVDQPYFAERLTELGVASAPVPLAGLSAPKFAASVDECLRNPDLVRRAAQVARSVRQEPGVTRAAEALESWVGAGCPGM is encoded by the coding sequence ATGCGCGTTACGCTGACGACACTCGGAGCACGCGGCGACACTCAGCCGTTCGTGACGTTGGGACATGAATTGAGATCCCGTGGTCACGACGTTCGCATCGCCGCCCCGGCAGTGTATTCCGATGTCGTACACGAGGCCGGACTCGAATTGATACCGCTGCCCGGAGATCCTGGGGAATTCCTGCCCGGAAGGGCGTGGAAGTCCCTCGACGAGGACCGGCTCGCCGCCCGGGTGGGACGCACCACCTCCGCCGTCCGCCTGTCCCGTGCCCTGAGCGTGCTCCCCCAGCACACCCTGGAGGACCGCCGGGAGCTCGTCGAGCTCCTCGGCTCCGCGTGCAAGGGCGCCGACCTCGTCGTCAACTCCGTGCTCACCCGCCCGTACCACCTGCTCGTCGAGGACCCCACGCCCTGGGCCGCCGTATGCCTGATCCCCCAGTCGAGCACCGGTGCGTTCCCCGCCTTCGGCGCTCCCCCGCTTCCGCTCGGTTCCCCGTACAACCGGCTCACCCACCTGGCGCGCCGGCAGTGGGAGTGGCACTGCGCGCGCGGGCCCGTGAACAGGGTCCGGCGAGGCAGCGGGCACCGCCCGCTCGGCCTGCGGTCGCCGCTGCGGGCGATGGGCGAGAAGAACCCGATCCTGTATCCCTTCAGCCCCAGCCTCGTACCGCCGCCCGCCGACTGGCCGGCCAACTGCCACATGACCGGGTTCTGGTACTGGGACCGCACGACCTGGGAGCCCTCGGCCGACCTCCGCGCCTTCGTCGAGGAAGGGTCGCCGCCGGTGGTCTTCACCATGGGAAGCCTCTGGCCGCTGCACCGGAGGTACGGGATTTTCGCGATGGCGTGGGAAGCGGTGCGCAAGGCCGGCCGACGCATGGTCTTCGTCGGCGCCGACGACGGGGAGGAGTTGCCCCCCGGCGTCTTCCAGGTCACAGAGGCGGACCACCGCTGGCTCTTCCCCCGGGCCTCCTGCGTGATCCATCACGGCGGTCTGGGGACCATGTCGCAGGCCCTGCGCGCGGGCGTCCCGCAGATGTCCGTCCCAGCGCTGGTCGACCAGCCCTACTTCGCCGAGCGCCTGACGGAGTTGGGCGTGGCGTCGGCCCCGGTCCCCCTGGCCGGGCTCTCGGCCCCGAAGTTCGCGGCGTCCGTCGACGAGTGCCTGCGCAATCCGGATCTCGTGCGCCGGGCGGCCCAAGTGGCCCGCAGCGTACGGCAGGAGCCTGGTGTGACTCGGGCGGCGGAGGCCCTGGAGAGCTGGGTCGGCGCGGGCTGCCCCGGTATGTGA
- a CDS encoding SDR family NAD(P)-dependent oxidoreductase has product MDLGIKDKVALVTGGSGIGVGSHTCRTLAAEGARVAVTYRSNEAAAKNLVHDIERAGGRAMAVAYDLESPDVIDECVDAVVSAWGSVDILVANAMSPPAPLATTPFDTLPRDDVRRRVRTDLESTLFTVQRVIPLMASAGWGRVVLVSSLGCERGWAGDAPFETAAGATKAALLGVARSLGVEYGRRGVLTNVVTPGGILNEQLERVLTKERLEVLQSRIASGRFSTPQEVARCIAYLASAANGNICGENVHVDGGS; this is encoded by the coding sequence ATGGATCTCGGAATCAAGGACAAGGTGGCACTGGTCACGGGCGGTTCGGGCATCGGTGTCGGTTCGCACACCTGCCGGACGCTGGCCGCCGAGGGCGCCCGCGTGGCCGTCACCTACCGTTCGAACGAGGCTGCGGCGAAGAACCTCGTGCACGACATCGAACGCGCGGGCGGGCGGGCCATGGCGGTGGCCTACGACCTGGAGTCGCCCGACGTGATCGACGAGTGCGTCGACGCCGTCGTGTCGGCCTGGGGCTCGGTGGACATCCTGGTGGCCAACGCCATGTCCCCGCCGGCGCCCTTGGCCACGACGCCTTTCGACACGCTGCCGAGGGACGACGTCCGGCGGCGCGTCCGTACCGATCTGGAGTCGACCCTTTTCACCGTTCAGCGTGTCATCCCCCTCATGGCGTCGGCGGGCTGGGGACGGGTCGTACTGGTGTCCTCGCTGGGCTGTGAACGAGGGTGGGCCGGTGACGCGCCGTTCGAGACGGCGGCCGGTGCGACCAAGGCGGCCCTGCTCGGCGTCGCCAGGAGTCTGGGCGTGGAGTACGGGCGGCGGGGCGTCCTGACCAACGTGGTGACGCCGGGCGGCATCCTCAACGAACAACTGGAGAGGGTGCTGACCAAGGAGAGACTGGAGGTCCTCCAGTCGCGCATCGCGTCGGGGCGCTTCAGCACCCCGCAGGAGGTGGCGCGCTGCATCGCCTACCTCGCCTCCGCGGCCAACGGCAACATCTGCGGCGAGAACGTCCACGTGGACGGCGGTTCGTAG
- a CDS encoding SDR family NAD(P)-dependent oxidoreductase: MSVDLALRDRTVLVTGGSGGVGRELVRAFAAEGAKVAFTYHSDRQTAEDLEREGDGRVLAVPHRMGENGGVHDVVRSVNRWAGPVQVLVNNALFQPAAPALDIGELDAVPWREVLRLNVETAVEFSSAALGQMRETGWGRIVQVSSSLVSQGKKGFEFYGAAKAALHGFNRSLAFSAGDADILCNVVVLGLTRTETNVTKPWFPDYRDEFVALSPQGRLVEAADVATMVVVLGSAANQVVNGQDVHVSGGAVVR; the protein is encoded by the coding sequence GTGAGCGTGGACCTGGCGTTGCGGGACCGGACGGTCCTGGTCACCGGCGGCAGCGGAGGCGTCGGACGCGAACTCGTACGGGCGTTCGCCGCCGAGGGCGCCAAGGTGGCCTTCACCTACCACTCCGACCGGCAGACCGCCGAGGATCTCGAACGCGAGGGGGACGGACGCGTCCTCGCGGTGCCCCACCGCATGGGTGAGAACGGTGGTGTCCACGACGTCGTACGGTCGGTGAACCGGTGGGCCGGGCCGGTCCAGGTGCTGGTGAACAACGCCCTGTTCCAGCCGGCGGCGCCGGCGCTCGACATCGGGGAACTCGACGCCGTGCCCTGGCGCGAGGTGCTGCGTCTGAACGTCGAGACCGCTGTCGAGTTCTCGTCGGCCGCGCTCGGGCAGATGCGGGAGACGGGGTGGGGACGCATCGTCCAGGTGTCCAGCAGCCTGGTCTCCCAGGGCAAGAAGGGATTCGAGTTCTACGGCGCCGCCAAGGCCGCGCTGCACGGGTTCAACCGGTCACTGGCGTTCTCGGCGGGTGACGCCGACATCCTGTGCAACGTGGTCGTGCTCGGTCTGACCCGCACCGAGACCAACGTGACCAAGCCGTGGTTCCCCGACTACCGGGACGAGTTCGTCGCGCTGTCCCCTCAGGGCCGCCTCGTCGAGGCGGCCGACGTCGCCACCATGGTGGTCGTCCTCGGCTCGGCCGCCAACCAGGTCGTGAACGGACAGGACGTGCACGTGAGCGGCGGCGCGGTGGTCCGCTGA